A genomic region of Pseudopipra pipra isolate bDixPip1 chromosome W, bDixPip1.hap1, whole genome shotgun sequence contains the following coding sequences:
- the LOC135405065 gene encoding mothers against decapentaplegic homolog 7-like — LNFSFSSFFFSCSVDSQILQEPGHWSHWCVVAYWEEKMRVGRLYSVQEPSLDIFYDLPQGNGFCLGQLNSDNKSQLVQKVRSKIGYGIQLTKEVDGVWVYNRSSYPIFIKSATLDNPDSRMLLVHKVFPGFSIKAFDYEKAYSLQRPNDHEFMQQPWTGFTVQISFVKGWGHCYTRQFISSCPCWLEVIFNN, encoded by the coding sequence ctaaatttctccttttcttccttttttttctcctgttctgtAGATTCCCAAATTCTTCAGGAGCCAGGGCATTGGTCACACTGGTGTGTGGTGGCATACTGGGAAGAGAAGATGCGTGTGGGTCGGCTGTATTCTGTCCAAGAGCCCTCTCTGGATATCTTTTATGATCTACCTCAGGGGAATGGCTTCTGCCTCGGACAGCTCAACTCAGACAACAAAAGCCAACTGGTGCAGAAGGTCCGCAGCAAGATTGGTTATGGCATCCAGCTCACCAAGGAAGTGGATGGCGTGTGGGTGTACAACCGCAGCAGTTACCCCATCTTCATCAAGTCGGCCACACTGGACAACCCCGACTCCAGGATGTTGCTGGTTCACAAAGTGTTTCCAGGTTTTTCCATCAAGGCTTTTGACTACGAGAAGGCGTACAGCTTACAGAGACCCAACGACCATGAGTTCATGCAGCAACCATGGACCGGATTTACTGTTCAGATCAGCTTTGTGAAAGGCTGGGGCCATTGCTACACTAGACAGTTCATCAGCAGTTGCCCGTGCTGGTTGGaggttatttttaataactga